From the Eschrichtius robustus isolate mEscRob2 chromosome 3, mEscRob2.pri, whole genome shotgun sequence genome, the window AGGTATATCCCTCCCCAAACCGTCTTTTATGGCTTGCCAATTTCATTCTTGGAGGAACTCTGCTAATAAACAACAGCACAAGCTTTAGGATCATGTCCTTTGACCCACCTTCCTGGGTCTCCTCTCAGTCCTCTAGCCTTGAGGCTGGGACAGGAAACAGGAGAGCTGGACAGTTGGCCCTGTCACAGGTTGGCAGCCGAGGTGACCGTGGTGTAGACATTTGAAAGAGGAGAGGCcgggagttggggggaggggatcAGGCCTCCCAAACTCTTCTAGCAGCAAACTCTAAACTTTTCCCAGGCATCCTCCCATTGCCAGGGCCCCACTCCGATGTTAATCAGTGTACTGATTGGGTTGTGAGTGGTCAGCTGACTCTCCAGCTCTCCAATCTCTGGCTATAGCTCCAAAAGTCTTCTCTTCACGAAGGATCACACGGAAGCTTGTTTCCAccctgccttcatgctgcccgcTGGCCCAGAGCTTGTCTCTCTCACAGCCTATCCCTGAAGCAGCCAGCACACTCTATCCCGACATTTTCCTACCAAGTCCCAAGCCTCTGGTGGTCCTTGAACCGCAAGAGATGACACGTGGTTTCCCAGCCAACCGCTTCCTGACCAGATAGTGAGGGCGTCCGAATCCCCCGCCTGGGACAGAGGCCAGCCTCTGGGCTCCACACCCCACCTGCTCAGCGACCCCTGGAACAGGAGCCCTCACTGTGACGCTCACTTTCTAGGTTCCAAATTTGGCATTAGTCGGGGCTCTTCTGGCTGTGTGTGACAGAAATCAAACGCACAATTGTTTCAGCCAAAAGGGGTTTATTTCTTGAGAGGGTGTGGGGATCTCATGAAACGGCCTGGTCCCAGGAAAGGCAGAGGGAAACGGGCTTCCTCTTGTCTGTCCTGCCTCTTCTTGTGCATGAGACCCCCTCAGAGGGGCAAGAAATGTGGCCCCCCCCAGCCCCAAACTTCAGGCCTCAGAGAAGTGCTCTCAGTGCTGCTGACCTCAGATGCCCAGGTCCACCTCAGGCCCATTAGGTTGGGacgcctggggtggggggtgagctGGGCATCAGCTCCCCAGGGGACTCGAATGTGCTCACCCAGAGCCAAGAACCGCTGCGTTATAGCGTCAGGCACCCAGAGACACTCTTCTGTAGTTCTCGTTCATAGTTCAGGGGGCAGGGCTCTGGTGACCCCACTTGGGCTCAGATTGCCCACCCCCTCCAGCCCCTGAGGCGCCCCTGTGTACGTGCAGCCGCTGCCACGCTGGGGCGCCTGTGGATGATCCCACAGCAGCTCTGCCATCTgcttctcccctcccacccctaccTTCTCCTGGAGAGTGTATGCGTGATAGTCATTTTGTCTGACTTCACCTCTCAGAGGCACGTCAGGGGACAAGGCTGAGCTGTGTCCTTAGGGTCTGGTGACTTGGTGGGAGATGTCCCAGGACAGGTGGTGGAGGAAGCCAGgacagagctggctgaggagggcGGGGGAAGGCAAGGGACAGTTCTTTCCAAGAGCTGTGGTCAGCTCTTTCCAGTCAGGAGAgacagagggcagaggccagAGAGAGACTCAGGGTCCCGGGAGGATGTCTGGGATGGAAGAGGCCTGAgcatgagggcaggggctgatCTGGGTTAATTTTCCCTTGACTGGGGGTCTCCAATCAAGGAGGTCCTGGTGCCAACCCAAGGACAGGTAGGGAGGTTCCTGATCAGCTTGGATGTGCTGTGTAACCCACACTGGGTCTGTCTCCCTCTCTTTGTGCCCAAGGACCCCAGGGACCAGCTCTGACCTCTCTGCACCAGGCCCCACCCTCATCATACCCGGGACAGATCAAATGACACGACACTCAGGGCTGGATGTTCACTTTTCTTTCTAAAAGACACCAAGCACCCGGTCTAGGTGTGGCAGGGGGACAGAGCCAGGCTGGGGAACCTGGACACTACACACCCAGGGGGCCCTTGGTGGAGGCAGACAATTTAACAACTGGTCTGAAAGTCAAAAGAGAGGAGAGCTGGTTAGCGAGGGGAGCAGCAGGCAGTGGGGGGTGGCAGGGGCTATGGGGTTCAGGCGCGGACCCAGGGACTGGCCAGTGCAGCTCACAGCAGCCCCGCCGGGGCCCATTTCCGGGGCAGGGGTGACATGGCCTGGCTTAGCCATCTGTGTGGGTGTCCATGCAGCGCTAGGCATACTGCGAGACCTGAATTCAGAGGCAGCAGGGCCAGGCCTCCTGgtctctctgaacctgtttcctcgTGTGTAAATCGGGGACATTTGTCCCCCGGCACTGCCTCCTTCGTGGGGTTGCTGTGAGGAGCCCATGGGCCGGGGGAGGCGATGGGGTCTGGTCACCCCAGGGCACTGGGCACCCAGCTTCTCTCTACTGCTGTGTCCTCGAGGCCCAGCACAGAGAAGACACTCACATAGCCTGTCAGTGAGTAAAATAAGTGGTCGTGAAAGGGACTGCAGCTGGCTGGGGTGTGGACAGGTCTGTGCCCGTACTTGCACCTGCACTGGCCGTGCGTGTGCGCCTGAGGGCTGGGGCCTGCCTCCCACCTCTCTCTGAGTGTCTGGGTCTGAGTCTCAGAGCGCAGGGTGGGTGCCTGGGTTGGGGACAAGTTGCTCAGAGCCTAACCGAGCTGGGGGGGACACCCTGCGCCCTCCTGGCCCCGCCCGGGGTGCTGCAGGGGCCGGCGGATGCTACGCGGGGCTCAGACATACTCTCGGGCAGCCGCCGAGGGGCCGGGCCGGTAGGGCTGCGGGCTGCTGTTGGATCTCTCGGTCTCCTGGCACGTGCAGCAGAGGAAGGAGCCGCCCAGCATGGCCAGGCCGGCGGCGGCCCAGCCCAGAAACAGGGCTGGACCAAACTCGTACCTGCAAGGGGTGGAGGACGCCATCAGGTGTGCctgcgcccccgccccgccccgtcctCCCCCGGGGGCCCCCGGCCTCCGCCCTGGCAGAGCAGAGGGCGGACTGGACGtggggagctgaggctggggccTCACAAGCCTCCTCGGGCTCGCCTGGTAAGTTGGGATGAGCGTTCACCCTTCCTCCCGCCCCTGCCGCAGCACATCAACACCACCCGGGGCGACCCAGCTCAGGCTGGGCTGCTCCGCGCAACCTCGAGCCCCTTTCCTCCTCCGGCCAGATGAGGGGGCGCGGCGGGGCCCGCCAGGCCCgtcggggagaggaggagaggggcagTCCTGCCACCTCTCTCGGTCACGGTCTGGCCCACGGAACTCGCCGCTGGGCTCCCGCCGCCCTCTGGAGAAGGCCAGACTCCTCCGCCGGCTCCACCTGGCACTTCGGCCTCTCCACCCACAATCCCAGCGGGCCAGCCCGGCGCCCCCTCTGCAGCGCCCGGGTCTccccacctctgtgcctttgcacgaGGCGCCCCCTGCCGGAGCATCTCGCCTCCGGTGCTCCGCCTCCAGGGCCCAGTTCAGATGCCACCTTCTCCGAAGGCTTCCCCTGACCCCAGCTCCGCTCGCCGCCTGGCGCTGACTCTCACTGGGTGGCTGATCAGTTCCTCGTTTGTCTGGCTCCCTGGGGAGCAACTTGAGGGCAGACAGCACCGGATTCATCCatgtccccagggcccagcacagggcctgcaaCTCAGGCAGCCTTGTGGAGTGTTGAAGGGACAGGAGCAAGCGCCAGCATGGCATCTCTGAGCAGAGCTACCTCTTGCTTGGCAGGTTTTCATGGCTAGAGCTGCCAGCCCCAGGGAATGAACCTCACTCCTGAAGTCTTCATTTCCTCCCCCTCTCCACTCTGctgcctcctccagggagccctccTGACTGCAACAACCCAGGCATCTCTTTTCTcattctccctccaccccagggcCCAAGGCCTGTTGGGATGTTTGGGGTTGAGACTATCCCATTCTCTGCTCCCCGCAGAGCTGAGAGGTAAGGGAGGGTCCAGGCCCTTCACAGAGCCCCCTATTTGGCCCCCATACCCTGGCCTTACAAGTCCTGACCACTCTAGCTCCTAAATATCTCTGGGCCTACTCTCCACTGCTAGCCCCCGACCCCAAGCCCTATGCTCCAGACCTTTGCATCAGCACCTTACTGGCCTTGCTCCCTCCCCACCATTCTGCACACCACAGCCAGAGGGACTGTCCTGCCTTCCCCACCAGGACACGGAAAAAAACCTTCCTATGGCTGCAAGGCCCTCTGCCATCTGCCCTTAGGActtttccagcctcatctctccgGCCCAAAGTCACTGTGCCTCCTACAGAAATAACagcccaggcactgtgctaagtcccTTACCTGCACCATCTCACAGAACCCTCACAACCACACTGAGCTCCGTCCTCGGTCCTAGCTGCCTTTTACAGGGGAGGAAaccaggcacagaaaggttaaggaacttgccagtcacacagccagcccatgcagagctgggatttaaatccaGAGCCAGGGCATTTAGCTCCTGGGGTGGCGTTCAGGGCCCAGCCACAGCTGCTCCGCACTCCAGAGAGCTTCTCAGTGACAGCACCTGGGGCTCGTCCGTCCCCTGTTTCCCCCTCCAAGTGCCCTGCTGGACAAAGGCCAGTGGTCCCAGAGTGGATGGAGTGGGAGGCCCAGCCTGTTCCCTGGCCCAAACCATGCCCTGGGGCTCACCTGGCATTGACGGGTGTGCTGGGGTTGAAGAACTCCTGGGTCACCAGTGTGGCATACCACGAGACGGCCGTCAACGTGCAGAGGCCTAAGGACAGGGCGGGGGGGTCTCATCTCTGCTCTGGCCTCCAGAGGGCCCCCCGGGATGGGGCTACCTGCCACGGTCAAGAGGCTGGAGGAGGAGCCGGGCACTCACCCGCCAGGAGGAAGAGGGCACCCCCAGCGATGGCCACTCGGCCCTTGGCGATGGGGTTGCTATCTCCGACCCGGGTGCACTTCATACCGACGACACTGAGGACCATGGCCACGAAGCCCAGGAGCACGGCCACCACCATCAGGGCTCGCGCTGACTGGATGTGACCTGGATGGGGCGGGAGGGactgagtggggggggggggcgggagaaGTGGGCGGGTGGGAGGAGCCCAAGATGGGAGGGGCTGGAGCTAGAGCAGGACGCTCCTCCTGGGCTACTACCTGCGGCAGGTGTGAGGGGATCCTGGGGGCTCAGGTGACTACAGGGTGTGAGGGCAGAGTGCGGAGGCTGAGCCTCACCGTTTAACCCCACCGTTCGCTCTCCCTCGCAGGTTCTTCCAGGTAGTGTGTGGTGACAGGGTGGTATGAGTTCTCCCATCAGCTGCTTTCTGGCCAGGCGCCTCCCTTTGGGGCCCACCCCTCCCAGGCAGCGGGGGGCAGCTTCTCCTCAGGCCTTTCAGATTCAGCAGAAGGCGGAGCTACGGTGTCTgaggcccagctcagcccaggtTGGCCCTTGGACAGGGATGCCTCGCCCATTGTCCATTCCGACTCTAGTTACCTTCCCCTGCGCCCTTTGAGTCACCCATGGTAGCTGTATGCCTGCTGCCGGGGTCAGTCCCGGGGATCTGGGTCCCTGAGGGAGGCTAGATGACCTGCCTGGTCCGGCGTGGCGGGGGCCATGTGACAGCAGCCCAGCTCAGGCCCGTGCGGCCCCGGGGCGGAGGGCGGGCGGGCGGGTCGGCCCCCAGCCAGGGGTAGAGCTGCAGTGGTGCCTGTTTACGAGCCAGCTTGTCAGGCTCAACCCCTACACCCCAGGGGGAGGAGAGCCACCCGTGTGCCCAAGCGCCTGGGTGTGGACGTGCATGTACACATGTGTGGCTGTGTCTGTGCGTGTGGGTAGGTGCACCTGAGTGCCGGCATACTTGTCTACATGGCAGGACTGGCAGGTAGGTGTGTGCGCACAGTGTGTCTGCAGAGTATGGAGAGAAATGGAGGGAAGGGTCTTGACTTAGAGCCTCTGAGTGCCGGGCACTCATCTCCTCTGACCCTCCCAGAGTCCTGTGAAAGTCCTAGTCCCCTTTCCAGATGAGGACAGAGAGGGTCAGTGACTCCTTCAAGGttacagtggcagagctggcatgTGGACCCATGGCTGCTGGAACCTagagcccctgcccccagcagggCAGCAGGCTGGCCTGGATCTTCATGAGTGCACgggggggcaggggctggagagggCAGCCCAGTGCAGACGGCAGACCGTGGGAAAGCTTGCTCCGGACCTCTCAGCCCCATatcccacctccccatcccagcGGGCATGAGGCCTACCTTCCAGGGCAAGCAGCGAGTCATAGAGCTTGCACTGCACCTGACCGGTGCTCTGGGAGGCGCAGGACATCCAGAGCCCTTCGTAGAGGCCCACGGCGGTGATGATGGCGTCGCCTGCGTAGGAGGACTGCTTCCACTGCGGGAGCGCTGTGCTGGCGATGATGCCCACCCAGCCACCCAGGGCCAGGAAGTAGCCCAGGAGCTGAAGGCCTGCGTTGGCCATGGcccaggggaggggatgggggttcCAGGGCTCAGGGCTGGGCCAGGGTCCCTGCGGGGGCCGAGGTCATGGCGAGGTGACAGGAGCagctgggttgggggtggggtgcagcaGGTGGTCAGAGGCTGAGAAGAAGAGGTGACAGCCCTGCAGTGGCGGCAGCAAAGGCAGTGGCTGCAGGCTCTAGAATGCTGGGGGAGGCCCGAGCTGGAAAGGCCAGGGGCCCGCCCACAGCCGCCACCTAAGCCAGGGCAAGGTCCCCAGCAAAGCTCCTGCCCAGCCCCCGGGGGGGTGGGGCGTGGGGCGTGGCCAAGGTGGTGCCCCTCCCCAGGGATAGagaagggaggggctgggaggagtgaCCCCCGGCTGGCCCTCAGGGTCTTTCCCCTAGGGAAACCCCTTTAGGAGCCTGATACGAGTGCCCTAAAATTCTCCTAATTCCTATCCCAAACACCAGCCCTGAGATGATGGACTTTGCCCTTGCACTGCTGATGTGACCCTTGGGGTTTTCTGTCCTCTGACCACAGGACAGAAGGAAAATGGAATTCCAATTTGCAGGAGGTAAGACTAGGGTTAGACACTGGGGAGAACTTTTTGGAGCGGGTTCTGAGGTCAGCTATGGAGAGACTGGGTTGGGGAGGGGTGTTGGGGAGTGGGGGTCCTTGGTACCTGGGGCCCATGTGTATCAAAAACAGCGGAGGCCAGACTCAGCGTGGGATCTGTTTGAGATCTGAGGGGGGCAGAAGAGGGACCCCATGAAGGCTGGGACAGGGCTGGCCACCAGCCAGCAAGGAGCCTGGCAGGGAGGTGGGAGACAGCACCAACCTTCAGGGATCAGCCTGAAGGAAGGCAGACTGTTCAGCCCCTTTAATCCCCTTGCTGGCTGGCTTAGCAGCTCCTGCTGGGGCCTGAGGCACAGGCCCCTGAGCCCCCCGCTCCAGAACAGCCTGGTGGGGAGCAGTGGCCTCTGCACATTCCCGGGGTTCAGGCTGCCCCCCCCTAGcgccccacctcccctcctctctcccgtCCCAGCTCAGCCCCCTGGAGCAGGGGAATGTTTAACTCTCCTCGACCTCATTAGCAATCCCCTCACGTTCAGTTCGGCTCGCCAGGCGTGGGTACAGGGGAATGTCACAACCCCGCTCCCGCCAGCCCCCCGGCACCCCCTCCAACCCCAGCAGCCCACGCGCCCTTTGCCGGACTGCACTGGGGGAAGGCAGGGTCCCGCCGCAGACCCTGGCCTCCTTGCACCCCCGACCCAGACCCCCTCCGCAGGGACAGCCCCGCCCGCTCCCTCCCTCGCATTCTTCACGTGGCTATGCAAACGAGAGGGTGCCCGGCGCTGCAGACAATGCTGCCCTGTGCGCCCGCCCGCGCGTGGGCCCTGGTATGGCCCGCGACCCCGCGGCggccagctgggggaggggcctgCCCTCGAGGGGGCGGTGGGCTCTGCTGGGCGGGCCTGCGGTTCCCGACtctgctccccttccctccccaccccccccctcgCCCCGGCCCTCCGTGCTGGGGAGGCCCGAGCCACGTGGATCTGTGCACACGCAGACCTGCTTCCTGGGGCGGCCTGCGCGTCCCCCAAAGCTAGCGGGGCCTGGATCCGTGGTACAGAAGCCAGTCCCGAATTCGGATTCCTCTACCACGGACGGTGAGAGACTGTGCGATGGGGACGA encodes:
- the CLDN19 gene encoding claudin-19; translation: MANAGLQLLGYFLALGGWVGIIASTALPQWKQSSYAGDAIITAVGLYEGLWMSCASQSTGQVQCKLYDSLLALEGHIQSARALMVVAVLLGFVAMVLSVVGMKCTRVGDSNPIAKGRVAIAGGALFLLAGLCTLTAVSWYATLVTQEFFNPSTPVNARYEFGPALFLGWAAAGLAMLGGSFLCCTCQETERSNSSPQPYRPGPSAAAREPVVKLSASTKGPLGV